A single window of Anopheles moucheti chromosome 2, idAnoMoucSN_F20_07, whole genome shotgun sequence DNA harbors:
- the LOC128296695 gene encoding ribosomal protein S6 kinase 2 beta-like isoform X2: MPLANSIDPWREKVPISIVGIESSSQDNVEMVIDDSYDPQQHSGHDHRHAQHQEQQQHHQTVLAHQHQYHPHQHHPQPHQYSRPQQHPVPAAGMVTYLPQHPAADQQELMVDGAVAVDGTYRYHQRDSPEAGLVVGAEEAMDLDMMVGGGVDGGGVGDLSQLRGHDATYAGTGSGGNGSDEHEIDIRDIIREGHEKADPSQFELLKVLGEGSFGKVFLVRKIVGIDAGALYAMKVLKKATLKVKDRVRSTNERNILADVGHAFIVKLHYAFQTPGKLYLILDFLRGGDLFTRLSKEVMFTEEDVKFYLAELALALNHLHSIGIIYRDLKPENILLDQDGHIALTDFGLSKQPLDGSKTYSFCGTVEYMAPEVVNRKGHTFAADWWSFGVLMFEMLTGNLPFHGSNRNDTMNQILKTKLGMPENLSPEAQSLLRALFKRNPQNRLGAGPNGIEDIKRHEFFANVDWDAFERKEVRPPFIPAVSRDDAFYFDPEYTNKSPKDSPGGPVSASAYEIFRGFSFIAPGLLDEQPNFANGSNMVMQQQPASRSPFLNEIPGVKPVAFGDEYSLMQELGRGTFSICRMCEHRTTKKHYAVKIIDKSYHDCREEVEILLRYGNHPNIVTLYGVHEDASYVYLVMELLKGGELLDRILAIHFMPEQEASAVLRTVVSAVAYLHEHGVVHRDLKPSNLLYASVNHTPESLKLCDLGFAKQLRADNGLLMTPCYTANFVAPEVLKKQGYDLACDIWSLGVLLYIMLDGKTPFASTPNDSPDMILARIGSGKVDLETGKWPTISDEVKDLLRQMLHIVPSRRPTAAQILRHPWLSRSGPRMMYNTVGTQHAGGERPMVVEPQETKPTNVNTEAIKGAVHATFRAISSPQAANLGPVGMSDLARRRMDKINHS; this comes from the exons TCTTCGTCTCAGGACAATGTAGAGATGGTTATCGACGATAGCTATGATCCGCAGCAGCACTCGGGTCATGACCACCGCCACGCCCAGCATcaagagcagcagcaacaccatcaGACGGTGCTAGCACATCAACATCAGTATCATCCACATCAGCACCATCCTCAGCCGCATCAGTACAGCCGGCCGCAACAGCACCCGGTACCAGCCGCCGGTATGGTGACCTATCTGCCGCAACATCCTGCAGCCGATCAGCAGGAGCTGATGGTAGATGGAGCTGTCGCTGTTGACGGTACCTATCGCTATCATCAGCGCGATTCGCCTGAAGCCGGGCTGGTGGTTGGCGCGGAAGAAGCAATGGATCTGGATATGATGGTGGGGGGTGGTGTTGATGGTGGCGGCGTCGGTGATCTGTCGCAGTTAAGAGGCCACGACGCCACGTATGCCGGTACCGGTAGTGGGGGCAACGGTAGTGACGAGCACGAGATAGATATCCGGGATATCATACGGGAAGGACACGAAAAAGCCGATCCGTCCCAGTTCGAGCTGCTTAAGGTGCTCGGCGAAGGATCCTTTGGGAAGGTGTTCTTGGTGCGAAAGATTGTCGGGATCGATGCCGGCGCATTGTATGCCATGAAA GTATTAAAGAAGGCAACGCTGAAGGTTAAAGATCGCGTGCGGAGTACGAACGAGCGGAACATTCTGGCCGACGTTGGTCATGCATTTATCGTTAAGCTACACTATGCCTTCCAGACGCCCGGCAAGCTGTACCTTATACTGGACTTTTTACGCGGCGGTGATTTATTTACCCGCCTGAGCAAAGAAGTGATGTTCACCGAGGAGGATGTTAAGTTTTACTTGGCGGAACTGGCTTTGGCGCTTAATCACCTGCACAGTATCGGCATCATTTATCGCGATCTAAAGCCGGAAAACATACTTCTAGATCAG GATGGCCATATAGCTTTAACGGATTTTGGACTCTCGAAACAACCGCTGGATGGGTCCAAAACGTACAGCTTCTGCGGGACGGTTGAATACATGGCACCGGAGGTTGTCAATCGCAAAGGTCATACCTTTGCTGCGGATTGGTGGTCTTTCGGCGTGCTTATG TTCGAGATGCTGACGGGAAATTTGCCATTCCACGGTAGCAACCGTAACGACACAATGAATCAGATCCTCAAAACGAAGCTCGGTATGCCAGAAAACTTGAGCCCGGAGGCGCAAAGTTTGCTGCGTGCACTGTTCAAACGTAATCCACAGAACCGGCTTGGTGCAGGCCCGAATGGCATCGAGGACATCAAGCGGCACGAATTTTTTGCCAACGTCGACTGGGATGCATTCGAGCGGAAGGAAGTCCGGCCACCGTTCATACCGGCCGTTTCGAGGGACGATGCTTTCTACTTTGATCCCGAGTATACGAACAAATCTCCAAA AGACTCACCGGGTGGACCGGTCAGCGCAAGTGCATACGAGATCTTCCGTGGTTTCAGTTTTATTGCACCGGGGCTGCTGGACGAACAGCCAAACTTTGCCAATGGAAGCAACATGGTGATGCAACAGCAGCCCGCCTCTAGGTCACCATTTTTAAACGAAATCCCGGGCGTTAAGCCTGTCGCGTTCGGTGACGAATATAGTTTAATGCAAGAACTTGGCCGAGGAACGTTCTCAATCTGCCGGATGTGTGAGCATCGTACAACAAAGAAGCACTACGCAGTGAAG ATTATTGATAAATCCTACCATGACTGTCGCGAAGAAGTCGAGATACTGCTTCGGTACGGTAACCATCCGAACATCGTGACGCTGTACGGAGTGCACGAAGATGCAAGCTATGTGTACCTGGTGATGGAATTGCTGAAGGGGGGCGAGCTGCTGGATCGCATTCTAGCGATTCATTTTATGCCAGAGCAGGAGGCCAGTGCCGTGTTGCGAACGGTCGTATCGGCAGTCGCCTATCTGCACGAACACGGTGTCGTTCATCGGGATCTAAAGCCATCGAATTTGTTATATGCTTCGGTGAATCATACGCCAGAATCGTTGAAGCTGTGTGACCTTGGTTTCGCAAAGCAGCTGCGTGCCGATAACGGCTTATTGATGACCCCATGCTATACGGCCAACTTCGTCGCACCAGAAGTGCTGAAGAAGCAGGGTTACGATCTAGCTTGCGATATCTGGTCACTGGGCGTACTGTTGTACATTATGCTTGATGGAAAGACACCGTTTGCCAGCACACCGAACGATTCACCTGACATGATTCTAGCGCGCATCGGTTCCGGAAAGGTGGACTTAGAGACGGGT AAATGGCCAACGATATCGGATGAAGTGAAGGATCTGTTACGACAGATGCTACACATCGTACCATCGAGGCGCCCAACTGCAGCCCAAATCCTGAGGCATCCCTGGTTGTCGCGAAGTGGACCACGCATGATGTACAATACGGTGGGCACACAACATGCGGGCGGTGAACGGCCAATGGTTGTGGAACCGCAAGagacaaaaccaacaaacgtAAACACGGAAGCCATAAAAGGCGCGGTACATGCGACTTTCCGAGCGATATCCTCACCACAAGCAGCCAACTTGGGCCCGGTCGGAATGTCAGATCTTGCACGCCGGAGGATGGACAAGATAAATCATTCATAA
- the LOC128296695 gene encoding ribosomal protein S6 kinase 2 beta-like isoform X1, producing the protein MERESPNQYRRYRAHGVSNSISGLRIVSSSSQDNVEMVIDDSYDPQQHSGHDHRHAQHQEQQQHHQTVLAHQHQYHPHQHHPQPHQYSRPQQHPVPAAGMVTYLPQHPAADQQELMVDGAVAVDGTYRYHQRDSPEAGLVVGAEEAMDLDMMVGGGVDGGGVGDLSQLRGHDATYAGTGSGGNGSDEHEIDIRDIIREGHEKADPSQFELLKVLGEGSFGKVFLVRKIVGIDAGALYAMKVLKKATLKVKDRVRSTNERNILADVGHAFIVKLHYAFQTPGKLYLILDFLRGGDLFTRLSKEVMFTEEDVKFYLAELALALNHLHSIGIIYRDLKPENILLDQDGHIALTDFGLSKQPLDGSKTYSFCGTVEYMAPEVVNRKGHTFAADWWSFGVLMFEMLTGNLPFHGSNRNDTMNQILKTKLGMPENLSPEAQSLLRALFKRNPQNRLGAGPNGIEDIKRHEFFANVDWDAFERKEVRPPFIPAVSRDDAFYFDPEYTNKSPKDSPGGPVSASAYEIFRGFSFIAPGLLDEQPNFANGSNMVMQQQPASRSPFLNEIPGVKPVAFGDEYSLMQELGRGTFSICRMCEHRTTKKHYAVKIIDKSYHDCREEVEILLRYGNHPNIVTLYGVHEDASYVYLVMELLKGGELLDRILAIHFMPEQEASAVLRTVVSAVAYLHEHGVVHRDLKPSNLLYASVNHTPESLKLCDLGFAKQLRADNGLLMTPCYTANFVAPEVLKKQGYDLACDIWSLGVLLYIMLDGKTPFASTPNDSPDMILARIGSGKVDLETGKWPTISDEVKDLLRQMLHIVPSRRPTAAQILRHPWLSRSGPRMMYNTVGTQHAGGERPMVVEPQETKPTNVNTEAIKGAVHATFRAISSPQAANLGPVGMSDLARRRMDKINHS; encoded by the exons CGCACGGAGTGTCTAACTCGATTTCAGGGCTCCGGATAGTTTCT TCTTCGTCTCAGGACAATGTAGAGATGGTTATCGACGATAGCTATGATCCGCAGCAGCACTCGGGTCATGACCACCGCCACGCCCAGCATcaagagcagcagcaacaccatcaGACGGTGCTAGCACATCAACATCAGTATCATCCACATCAGCACCATCCTCAGCCGCATCAGTACAGCCGGCCGCAACAGCACCCGGTACCAGCCGCCGGTATGGTGACCTATCTGCCGCAACATCCTGCAGCCGATCAGCAGGAGCTGATGGTAGATGGAGCTGTCGCTGTTGACGGTACCTATCGCTATCATCAGCGCGATTCGCCTGAAGCCGGGCTGGTGGTTGGCGCGGAAGAAGCAATGGATCTGGATATGATGGTGGGGGGTGGTGTTGATGGTGGCGGCGTCGGTGATCTGTCGCAGTTAAGAGGCCACGACGCCACGTATGCCGGTACCGGTAGTGGGGGCAACGGTAGTGACGAGCACGAGATAGATATCCGGGATATCATACGGGAAGGACACGAAAAAGCCGATCCGTCCCAGTTCGAGCTGCTTAAGGTGCTCGGCGAAGGATCCTTTGGGAAGGTGTTCTTGGTGCGAAAGATTGTCGGGATCGATGCCGGCGCATTGTATGCCATGAAA GTATTAAAGAAGGCAACGCTGAAGGTTAAAGATCGCGTGCGGAGTACGAACGAGCGGAACATTCTGGCCGACGTTGGTCATGCATTTATCGTTAAGCTACACTATGCCTTCCAGACGCCCGGCAAGCTGTACCTTATACTGGACTTTTTACGCGGCGGTGATTTATTTACCCGCCTGAGCAAAGAAGTGATGTTCACCGAGGAGGATGTTAAGTTTTACTTGGCGGAACTGGCTTTGGCGCTTAATCACCTGCACAGTATCGGCATCATTTATCGCGATCTAAAGCCGGAAAACATACTTCTAGATCAG GATGGCCATATAGCTTTAACGGATTTTGGACTCTCGAAACAACCGCTGGATGGGTCCAAAACGTACAGCTTCTGCGGGACGGTTGAATACATGGCACCGGAGGTTGTCAATCGCAAAGGTCATACCTTTGCTGCGGATTGGTGGTCTTTCGGCGTGCTTATG TTCGAGATGCTGACGGGAAATTTGCCATTCCACGGTAGCAACCGTAACGACACAATGAATCAGATCCTCAAAACGAAGCTCGGTATGCCAGAAAACTTGAGCCCGGAGGCGCAAAGTTTGCTGCGTGCACTGTTCAAACGTAATCCACAGAACCGGCTTGGTGCAGGCCCGAATGGCATCGAGGACATCAAGCGGCACGAATTTTTTGCCAACGTCGACTGGGATGCATTCGAGCGGAAGGAAGTCCGGCCACCGTTCATACCGGCCGTTTCGAGGGACGATGCTTTCTACTTTGATCCCGAGTATACGAACAAATCTCCAAA AGACTCACCGGGTGGACCGGTCAGCGCAAGTGCATACGAGATCTTCCGTGGTTTCAGTTTTATTGCACCGGGGCTGCTGGACGAACAGCCAAACTTTGCCAATGGAAGCAACATGGTGATGCAACAGCAGCCCGCCTCTAGGTCACCATTTTTAAACGAAATCCCGGGCGTTAAGCCTGTCGCGTTCGGTGACGAATATAGTTTAATGCAAGAACTTGGCCGAGGAACGTTCTCAATCTGCCGGATGTGTGAGCATCGTACAACAAAGAAGCACTACGCAGTGAAG ATTATTGATAAATCCTACCATGACTGTCGCGAAGAAGTCGAGATACTGCTTCGGTACGGTAACCATCCGAACATCGTGACGCTGTACGGAGTGCACGAAGATGCAAGCTATGTGTACCTGGTGATGGAATTGCTGAAGGGGGGCGAGCTGCTGGATCGCATTCTAGCGATTCATTTTATGCCAGAGCAGGAGGCCAGTGCCGTGTTGCGAACGGTCGTATCGGCAGTCGCCTATCTGCACGAACACGGTGTCGTTCATCGGGATCTAAAGCCATCGAATTTGTTATATGCTTCGGTGAATCATACGCCAGAATCGTTGAAGCTGTGTGACCTTGGTTTCGCAAAGCAGCTGCGTGCCGATAACGGCTTATTGATGACCCCATGCTATACGGCCAACTTCGTCGCACCAGAAGTGCTGAAGAAGCAGGGTTACGATCTAGCTTGCGATATCTGGTCACTGGGCGTACTGTTGTACATTATGCTTGATGGAAAGACACCGTTTGCCAGCACACCGAACGATTCACCTGACATGATTCTAGCGCGCATCGGTTCCGGAAAGGTGGACTTAGAGACGGGT AAATGGCCAACGATATCGGATGAAGTGAAGGATCTGTTACGACAGATGCTACACATCGTACCATCGAGGCGCCCAACTGCAGCCCAAATCCTGAGGCATCCCTGGTTGTCGCGAAGTGGACCACGCATGATGTACAATACGGTGGGCACACAACATGCGGGCGGTGAACGGCCAATGGTTGTGGAACCGCAAGagacaaaaccaacaaacgtAAACACGGAAGCCATAAAAGGCGCGGTACATGCGACTTTCCGAGCGATATCCTCACCACAAGCAGCCAACTTGGGCCCGGTCGGAATGTCAGATCTTGCACGCCGGAGGATGGACAAGATAAATCATTCATAA